Proteins encoded by one window of Terriglobales bacterium:
- a CDS encoding nucleotidyltransferase family protein, translating to MLALQTPPRGGTAVPTPIRICFIVTTSIDDPIRLDAIAECARGPAVPLSTAELAFAVRHGLAPQLYRNAPGLRPALEERFQQNLRRSLVLTSELLRLLDALPPALAFKGPALAQRLYGDFAGREYCDLDLVFRPADVLPAILALRRIGYSGLGLDPWQLRSHLRNGCEYPMSDDRVHVELHWQFAPRQFGALFDIDKLFARSCNIRISERDVPALSPEDDFLMLVVHGTKHAWARLAWVADLAALLRRSQLDWDYIRSEARRMRMMRMVRVALVLSGWMGAPLPDAMRHEIAHDPQALTVAGHMKDYIAQLNQPGLEDRAEHRLVAATLDSAADRLAYAARYAITPTIADWSFLRLPRGLRWLYPAVRLLRLATQKT from the coding sequence ATGCTCGCACTGCAAACGCCGCCCCGCGGAGGGACGGCAGTCCCGACACCGATTAGAATATGTTTCATCGTCACTACTTCCATCGACGACCCCATCCGCCTCGACGCCATCGCCGAATGCGCGCGCGGCCCGGCCGTTCCCTTGAGCACAGCGGAACTCGCCTTCGCCGTCCGGCACGGGCTCGCCCCTCAGCTCTATCGCAATGCCCCCGGCCTTCGGCCTGCCTTGGAAGAGCGTTTCCAGCAGAACCTGAGACGCTCGCTGGTCCTGACGTCCGAGCTCCTCCGGTTGCTTGACGCGCTTCCGCCGGCGCTCGCTTTCAAAGGTCCGGCCTTGGCCCAACGCCTCTACGGAGACTTCGCCGGCCGCGAATACTGCGATCTCGATCTCGTATTCCGTCCAGCCGACGTACTGCCGGCCATCCTGGCGCTGCGCAGGATCGGTTACAGCGGGCTCGGGCTGGATCCATGGCAATTGCGCTCCCACCTGCGGAACGGCTGCGAATATCCGATGTCGGACGACCGCGTCCACGTGGAGCTTCATTGGCAATTCGCGCCACGCCAGTTCGGCGCGCTCTTCGACATCGACAAATTGTTCGCCCGCTCCTGCAACATCCGCATTAGCGAGCGCGATGTGCCGGCCTTGTCGCCGGAGGACGACTTCCTGATGCTGGTCGTCCACGGCACCAAGCATGCCTGGGCGCGTCTTGCCTGGGTGGCAGACCTGGCCGCGCTCCTGCGCCGGTCGCAGCTCGACTGGGATTACATCCGCTCCGAAGCCCGGCGCATGCGCATGATGCGCATGGTGCGCGTTGCTCTGGTCCTCTCAGGATGGATGGGCGCGCCACTGCCCGACGCCATGCGCCACGAGATCGCCCACGATCCCCAGGCCTTGACCGTTGCCGGGCACATGAAGGATTACATCGCGCAGTTGAACCAACCCGGCCTGGAAGACCGCGCCGAGCACCGGCTTGTCGCCGCCACCCTCGATTCCGCTGCCGATCGCCTGGCCTATGCCGCGCGCTACGCCATCACCCCGACTATCGCCGATTGGAGTTTCTTGCGCCTGCCGCGTGGACTTCGCTGGCTCTACCCCGCCGTCCGCTTGCTTCGCCTCGCCACGCAGAAGACCTGA
- a CDS encoding protein-methionine-sulfoxide reductase heme-binding subunit MsrQ: MRRITILKTVLFLASLGPLVRLLWRGVHGTLGANPIEFITRSTGEWILVFLMATLAITPLRKLTGVSELVRFRRMLGLFAFFYGCLHLTTYVWLDQNFNFAGMVPDVYKRPFITAGFTGFVLMLPLALTSTRGWIARLGGKRWQALHRLIYLSALAGVIHFVWLVKRVTIRPQTYAAIFAMLMLSRLLLWLVPLLRARVAGPPSTASATAD, from the coding sequence ATGCGACGCATCACCATTCTGAAGACCGTGCTCTTTCTCGCCTCTCTGGGCCCGCTCGTTCGTTTGCTCTGGAGAGGCGTACACGGCACTCTGGGCGCCAATCCCATCGAGTTCATCACTCGCTCCACCGGCGAGTGGATCCTGGTCTTCCTGATGGCGACGCTCGCCATCACCCCGCTGCGCAAGCTCACCGGCGTCTCCGAGTTGGTCCGCTTCCGCCGCATGCTCGGCCTGTTCGCCTTCTTCTACGGCTGCCTGCATCTGACCACCTACGTCTGGCTCGACCAGAACTTCAACTTCGCCGGCATGGTCCCCGACGTCTACAAGCGCCCCTTCATCACCGCCGGCTTCACTGGGTTCGTGCTCATGCTGCCCCTGGCGCTCACCTCGACCCGCGGCTGGATCGCCCGCCTCGGCGGCAAGCGCTGGCAGGCCCTGCATCGCCTGATCTACCTCAGCGCGCTCGCCGGCGTCATCCACTTCGTCTGGCTGGTCAAGCGGGTCACCATCCGTCCCCAGACCTACGCCGCCATCTTCGCCATGCTGATGCTCTCGCGCCTGCTGCTCTGGCTCGTGCCGCTTTTGAGGGCCCGCGTGGCGGGGCCGCCCTCTACCGCAAGCGCCACCGCCGACTGA
- the msrP gene encoding protein-methionine-sulfoxide reductase catalytic subunit MsrP, with protein sequence MLIKKPSDIPSSEITPKSTYLDRRRFMTGLGVAGAALLAGPRLLELAEPVPVLAATKLPGLKTTIRTDEKQTPYKDITSYNNFYEYGVNKDDPAREAWRLKPSPWTVSVEGYVKKPRKYAVEDIMKMASLEERIYRHRCVEGWSMVIPWVGYSLSEFIKQVEPASKAKYVEFVTLNDPGQMPGVRSAVLDWPYVEGLRMDEAMHPLALLCFGLYGETLPNQNGAPIRVVLPWKYGFKSCKSIVKIRFVDYEPRTAWNKAAPHEYGFYSNVNPNVDHPRWSQKTERRIDGSGFFASIKKRDTQMFNGYSEVAGLYSGMDLRKYY encoded by the coding sequence ATGCTGATCAAGAAGCCTTCCGATATACCTTCGTCTGAGATCACGCCCAAGAGCACTTATCTGGACCGCCGCCGGTTCATGACCGGCCTGGGAGTAGCGGGCGCCGCCCTGCTTGCCGGGCCCAGGCTGCTGGAGCTGGCGGAGCCCGTGCCGGTCCTCGCCGCTACCAAGCTGCCGGGGCTCAAGACCACCATCCGCACCGACGAGAAGCAGACCCCCTACAAGGACATCACCAGCTACAACAATTTCTACGAATACGGCGTCAACAAGGACGACCCGGCGCGCGAAGCCTGGCGCCTGAAACCCTCTCCGTGGACGGTCTCCGTCGAAGGCTACGTGAAGAAGCCGCGCAAGTACGCGGTCGAGGACATCATGAAGATGGCGTCTCTCGAGGAGCGGATCTACCGCCACCGTTGCGTCGAGGGCTGGTCCATGGTGATCCCCTGGGTCGGCTACTCGCTCTCCGAGTTCATCAAGCAGGTGGAGCCGGCATCCAAGGCCAAGTACGTCGAGTTCGTCACCCTGAACGATCCCGGCCAGATGCCGGGCGTGCGCTCGGCGGTGCTCGACTGGCCGTACGTCGAAGGCCTGCGCATGGACGAGGCCATGCACCCGCTCGCCCTGCTCTGCTTCGGCCTCTACGGCGAGACTCTGCCCAACCAGAACGGCGCCCCCATCCGCGTCGTGCTGCCCTGGAAGTACGGCTTCAAGAGCTGCAAGTCCATCGTCAAGATCCGTTTCGTGGACTACGAGCCCCGGACCGCTTGGAACAAGGCCGCGCCCCACGAGTACGGTTTCTATTCCAATGTGAATCCCAACGTGGACCATCCCCGCTGGAGCCAGAAGACCGAGCGCCGCATCGACGGCAGCGGCTTCTTCGCCTCTATCAAGAAGCGTGATACCCAGATGTTCAACGGCTACAGCGAGGTCGCCGGACTGTACAGCGGCATGGACCTGAGGAAGTATTATTAG
- a CDS encoding ABC transporter permease, with protein sequence MDLLATLRIALRALARNKMRSVLTMLGIIIGVSAVIAVVGIGQGGAQKAQEQLNAMGSNLLFVGSGTVTRGGIHMGMGNTKTLVYADVPAIMKECPAVKLAAPGVGTGAQVVFGNDNWGTQISGSTPEFFEIRNWTFAQGAPFSNEDVEMAANVAVIGDTVRKNLFGATNAVGQTIRIKNMPFKVVGTLEPKGISAAMGNDQDDVVVIPYTTHQKKLTGDTWLRFIMVSAVSKEGSYTAQQQITALLRDRHRIRPDQDDDFFVRNLADLAELRDQQNRVMTLLLFSIACVSLLVGGIGIMNIMLVSVTERTREIGIRMAIGATDADVQKQFLLESVMLSLIGGGAGIVIGIVSIEVIVGVFGWPVLISPFAIAVAVVFSMAVGIFFGFYPARKAATLDPIEALRYE encoded by the coding sequence ATGGATCTGCTCGCCACATTGCGCATCGCGCTTCGCGCCCTGGCGCGCAACAAGATGCGCTCCGTCCTCACCATGCTGGGCATCATCATCGGGGTGTCGGCCGTGATCGCGGTGGTGGGCATCGGGCAGGGTGGCGCGCAGAAAGCCCAGGAACAGCTCAATGCCATGGGTTCCAATCTCCTGTTCGTCGGCAGCGGGACAGTGACCCGCGGCGGCATCCACATGGGCATGGGCAACACCAAGACCCTGGTCTACGCCGACGTACCGGCCATCATGAAGGAATGTCCGGCGGTGAAGCTGGCGGCGCCCGGCGTCGGCACCGGCGCGCAAGTGGTCTTCGGCAACGACAACTGGGGCACCCAGATCTCCGGCAGCACCCCGGAATTCTTCGAGATCCGCAACTGGACCTTCGCCCAGGGTGCTCCTTTCAGCAACGAAGATGTCGAGATGGCCGCCAACGTCGCCGTCATCGGGGACACGGTGCGCAAGAACCTGTTCGGCGCCACCAACGCCGTCGGCCAGACCATCCGCATCAAGAACATGCCGTTCAAGGTCGTCGGCACGCTCGAGCCCAAGGGCATCTCCGCCGCCATGGGCAACGACCAGGACGACGTCGTTGTCATCCCCTACACCACCCACCAGAAGAAACTGACGGGCGACACCTGGCTGCGCTTCATCATGGTTTCCGCGGTCTCCAAGGAGGGCAGCTACACCGCCCAGCAGCAGATCACCGCTCTGTTGCGCGACCGGCACCGCATCCGGCCCGACCAGGACGACGACTTCTTCGTCCGCAATCTCGCCGACCTGGCCGAGTTGCGCGATCAGCAGAACCGCGTCATGACCCTGCTGCTGTTCTCCATCGCCTGTGTCTCGCTGCTGGTCGGCGGCATCGGCATCATGAACATCATGCTCGTCTCCGTGACCGAGCGCACCCGCGAGATCGGCATCCGCATGGCCATCGGCGCCACCGATGCCGACGTCCAGAAGCAGTTCCTGCTGGAATCGGTGATGCTCAGCCTGATCGGCGGCGGCGCCGGCATCGTCATCGGCATCGTCTCCATCGAGGTCATCGTCGGCGTCTTCGGCTGGCCGGTCCTGATCTCGCCGTTCGCTATCGCGGTCGCGGTCGTGTTCTCCATGGCCGTCGGCATCTTCTTCGGTTTCTATCCCGCCCGCAAGGCGGCGACTCTCGACCCCATCGAGGCCTTGCGGTATGAATGA